GTTGAAATGGACTCATGGTGCCTGGATCAACATTTAAATACGGGTCCATTTTTCTAATACGGACTTTAAAGCCTTGTGATTTTAATAAATATCCAAGTGATGCTGATGATAATCCTTTTCCTAAAGATGATACCACGCCGCCGGTTACGAATATATATCGCGCCATGGAATTATCTTATAGACTGATTATTTAAAAATGAAAAGTACTAATTATTATTTTCTGGTACTTTTGGTGCATCGTCTGCATTTTTTTCAATTTTATCAATTACAGATGTTGTTGGAGTAAGTTCTCCCCTAGAAATAATAGTTAAACCAAGACTACAGATAATAAATAATGTTGCAATAATCGAAGTTGCTTTGGTTAAAAAATTTCCTGCTGATCTTGAAAACATAAAATTATCTTGGGATACACCTATTCCAAGAGCTCCTCCCTCTGACTTTTGGAGCAAAACAAGTACAACAAGAATTGCTGCAAGTATAATATTTAGAATTAAAAGTATATTTTCCACGAGAATTA
The Candidatus Pelagibacter sp. RS40 DNA segment above includes these coding regions:
- the secG gene encoding preprotein translocase subunit SecG; translation: MENILLILNIILAAILVVLVLLQKSEGGALGIGVSQDNFMFSRSAGNFLTKATSIIATLFIICSLGLTIISRGELTPTTSVIDKIEKNADDAPKVPENNN